One window of Anaerolineae bacterium genomic DNA carries:
- a CDS encoding DUF72 domain-containing protein, whose amino-acid sequence MKVKVGCCGFPAAKSRYYETFHLVEVQNTFYKPPMLETAKKWRQEAPPDFEFTLKAWQLITHPPSSPTYRKAGLKIDGDKTYRYGFFRPTSEVFQAWETTLAIAEALEARVVVFQCPAAFVPTDENIANMRAFFGAIPRKGLVFAWEPRGEWENSLIKRLCEELELVHCVDPFQRLPVTSGLAYFRLHGKTGYSYRFTNEDLLWLKEQCKPFSEVYCLFNNVSMWESALDFLRLFNGESLAP is encoded by the coding sequence GTGAAGGTTAAAGTAGGGTGTTGCGGTTTCCCCGCGGCCAAATCCCGTTACTATGAAACCTTCCACCTCGTGGAAGTCCAAAACACTTTCTATAAGCCTCCCATGCTGGAAACCGCCAAGAAATGGCGTCAGGAGGCTCCGCCCGATTTTGAATTCACCCTCAAGGCCTGGCAGCTAATAACTCATCCTCCATCGAGCCCCACTTATAGAAAAGCTGGTCTTAAGATTGATGGAGATAAAACCTACCGTTATGGTTTCTTTCGCCCAACCTCTGAAGTTTTCCAGGCCTGGGAAACCACTCTGGCCATAGCTGAAGCGCTGGAAGCCAGGGTGGTAGTTTTCCAATGTCCAGCGGCCTTTGTTCCTACCGATGAAAACATTGCGAACATGAGAGCTTTTTTCGGAGCAATTCCCAGGAAAGGGCTCGTATTTGCTTGGGAACCGCGGGGCGAATGGGAGAATTCGTTAATAAAGAGGCTGTGCGAGGAATTAGAGCTTGTCCACTGCGTGGACCCTTTTCAGCGTTTGCCGGTTACTTCAGGGCTGGCTTACTTTCGGCTTCACGGGAAAACAGGATATAGTTATCGTTTTACTAATGAGGATTTGCTCTGGCTCAAGGAACAATGCAAGCCCTTTAGTGAAGTTTACTGCCTTTTCAACAACGTT
- a CDS encoding AAA family ATPase: MGVIYAIANQKGGVGKTTTAVNLAAFIAEAGKKVLLVDIDPQANATSSLGIDKNSLPLSIYNVLIEGLPIAEVVTLTRWLRLDIVPSSPALAGAEVEMVGMIAREQRLKKALSPIAGRYDYIFIDTPPSLGLLTVNALVASQGVIIPVQCEYLPLEGLAQLMKTIRLVKDNLNPSLRIAGLVLTMYDPHTTLAKQVVQDVRSHFKSYVFRTIIPRSVRLSEAPSHGEPINVYAPKSIGAMAYRALAEELMEKDKSREG, encoded by the coding sequence ATGGGAGTGATTTACGCCATAGCCAATCAAAAGGGCGGAGTAGGTAAGACTACCACGGCTGTTAATCTTGCTGCTTTCATCGCTGAAGCAGGAAAAAAAGTCCTGCTGGTGGATATTGATCCCCAGGCCAATGCCACTTCAAGTCTGGGAATAGACAAAAATTCTTTACCCCTTTCCATCTACAATGTGCTCATAGAAGGCTTGCCCATCGCTGAAGTCGTAACTCTTACCCGCTGGCTGCGGCTGGATATAGTGCCCTCATCCCCGGCCTTAGCTGGGGCGGAAGTGGAAATGGTGGGGATGATAGCCAGAGAGCAACGTCTCAAGAAGGCCCTTTCTCCTATAGCTGGGCGTTACGATTATATTTTCATAGACACCCCCCCAAGCCTCGGGCTTCTCACGGTGAACGCCCTGGTAGCTTCCCAGGGGGTGATAATACCCGTACAATGCGAATACTTACCCCTGGAAGGCCTTGCCCAGCTTATGAAAACCATCCGCCTCGTGAAAGACAACCTGAACCCAAGCCTCCGCATCGCTGGCCTTGTCCTTACCATGTATGACCCCCACACCACTTTAGCCAAGCAGGTAGTTCAGGATGTGCGCTCTCACTTTAAGAGTTACGTTTTCAGGACCATAATCCCCCGCAGTGTAAGGCTCAGCGAAGCTCCGAGCCACGGCGAGCCTATAAATGTTTACGCGCCCAAATCCATCGGTGCTATGGCTTACAGAGCTTTAGCCGAAGAGCTCATGGAAAAGGATAAAAGCCGTGAAGGTTAA